TACCACGATGACATCGACGTTCTTGGCGCGATTGAAATAACGGATGCCGGCGCTGACCTCGCCCGGCGCCGCCTCCCCTTGTACTTGCGCCGGGTATATGAGGACGTTCAGGCCGCGATGCCGCCGGCGCACGATGTTGACGATGTCGCGGATGGCCGCGCCGCGCGCCGAAGTTACCACCCCAATCCTTCGCGGCAGCACCGGTATCGGCTTTTTGCGGGACGCGTCGAACAGGCCTTCCGCCGCCAGCTTCTGCTTCAACTGCTCGAATGCGATCTGCTGCGCGCCCGCACCTCGGGGCTCCAGGTACTCGGCCGCGAGTTGCAGCTCGCCGCGCGGCTCGTAAATCGTCACCCGCCCTCGCGCGATGATGGCCATGCCCTCCGCGGGTTTGAATTTCAGCAGTCGCGCCTGTGAGCGGAACATGACCACCCGCATCTGCGCCCCGTCTTCTTTCAGCGTGAAGTACAGGTGGCCCGACTCCGCGGGACGATAGTTCGAAATCTCACCCTCGACAAAGATGTCCGTGTACTCGCGCTCGACGGCGGTACGCACCGCGCCCATCAAGTCCTTGACCGTCCAGATGCGGCGCGCCGGCGCCTGGAAGGTAAAGCCGAGTTGATCAGGGATAGACACTCGAAGGCAGTGTAACCCAGGGTGCAGACCACGGGTGTAGCGGCGGAATTTCAATCCACCGGACTACATCCGGCGGACTAAATCCCCGCCGCGAGAAATAAGACGACCGGATGCCGATTAGCCCTTAACGACTGAACCTGCTGATCAGATACAAGACAAGTGACAGCACAATGCTGATCACGATTGAGGTCACGATGGGAAAGTAGAAAGTCGTGTTCTTGCCGCGATAGACGATGTCACCCGGCAACCGCCCGACCGGCAGGTGCAAGCGGCCCCCCAGGACGAGAACCACGCCGAAGACAGCCAAAAGTATGCCTAAAAAGATCAGGATTTTGCCGAGTTCGCCCATCCATCCCTCTGAACACCCTGGCGCATCGCCTCGCCGCCAAGCCGCCATGCCGCGCAGTTGATACCGATTCAGCAACCGCGAACCGCAAGATTCTATGATATTCATAAATCACACCCGATGAGTTCCACTGCGCAACTTGCCCGTACCGAGGCGCCGAGCATTTTCCGGCAGCAGAGGAGTTGGCTGGCGCCCGCGCTGATCAGCGGTGTGGTGTGCCTGGTCTACCTGGGGACGGTCGGCTTCCAATTCGTTTACGACGATCCCTTCCAGATCGTCGACAACTCCTGGCTTTCCTGGCACTACATCCCGCAATACTTCACCAAGCACGTGTGGGCATTCGCGGGAATTTCGGGCGTCTACTGGCGGCCGCTGTTTTTGCTGTGGCTGCTGTTCCAACACGCCCTGTTCGGCACCAGTCCTGCCGGCTTCCATGCTTTCACCGTACTGCTCCATGCGTTGGCGACGGTCCTGGTGTACGGCTTGGCGCTGCGCCTGACGCGTGACCGCGCCACCGCAATCATCGCGGCGCTGATTTTTGGCGTGCACCCGGCCCTGATCGAAAGTGTCGCCTGGGTTTCCGGATGCACCGACCCGCTGCTGGCCTGCTGGCTAATCGCGGCATTCCTCGCCTTCCTCAATTGGCGTGAGTACCACTCCGGCCCCTGGCTCCTGGCCAGCCTCGGCGCGTACGCGCTGGCGCTCATGTCGAAAGAACCCGCGGTCATGCTGCTGCCGCTGGTCTCCGTGTTTACATTTCTTGTGGCCGCGACAGATTCTGGCTGGATCCCCCGCGCTCGTTCTGCCGCAATGGCAGTCTTACCGTACCTGCCCCTGACCCTGATCTACGGTTTGATTCACCACATCATCGAAGCGCGGATGGACAGGAGTGGCAATCCCGCGACCCCGCTGAAGATGGCGCTCACCGCGCCTTCGCTCTTGCTGTTTTACCTCCGCCTGCTCGTATTTCCCTGGCCCATCAGTCCGGAGTACGAGATGAAGCTGGTGCCGCGCTTCAGCACTACGGCGGTGTTGCTGCCATCGATCGCACTCATCGCGATTTTCGTCGCCATTTACGCATGGACGCGGTTCCTGGCGCGGACCGGCGACGACCGCAGTGCGCGCGTCGTCCGCTTTGCTTCTCTCTGGATGTTGCTGCCCATCATGCCCGTACTTTATATCGCGGCGCTGGCGGCGCAGGATTTCGCCCACGCCCGCTATCTTTACCTGTCGTGCATTGGTTTTGCCTTGCTGCTGGCCTGTGCCATTCGCCGGGTTCCCGGACCCGAACATAGGGCGCTGAATGTGCCCTTGACGCAGGCTGCAATCGCGACCGTGATTATCGGGGCGCTGGCAGTCGGCAATATCATGCAACAGGGGCACTGGGCCAGCAATCTGCTGCTGTTCTATCGCGGAACGCGAATCGCGCCTCACAATCCGATTGCGCTCACCGGCCTGGGCATTGAGATGGGCAAACGCCGGCAGTACGACAAGGCCCTCGCGCTGTTGCATGATGCGATGGACCAGGATGCCTGGGATCAGCACACCAACTTTAGTCTCGGCTATACCTATTACCTGATGGGCCGTTACATCGAAGCCGAGCCCTACCTGGAACGCGGAGTCGAGATTCGTCCCGAGGACGTCCATGCCGACCAGTTTGCCTACGTCGCGATGACTGAATTGAAGCTGGGCAAGCTGCCGAAGGCGGAGTGGGCCATTCGCCAGTCCGTGCAACGCCAGCCGCACAGCGAGAAATATCACTATGCCTTAGGCTTGATCCTGGAACAGCAAGGCAAAGCTGCCGACGCCGCACGCGCCTTCGAGGCTACTCTCGCCATCAACCCCGGGAACGCCGACGCCCGCGCCCGCATGGTTCGATTGCAGGGCGCTGCACAGTGAGTCAGCAATCCGCTCAGAATTCCTTCCCGACAAAGTGAAGCCCCGGCGGGGTGCCGGGGCCTGCAAGCTCAGCTGGGATTAGTGCTTGGTCCTGCTCAGTTCTGGGGCGGCTTTTGTGATTGACCGCTGTCCGGACCCATTCCCGCGCCATGACCCATGCCTTTGCCGTGGCCCATGCCTTCGTGCTGCTTCTTCATTTGTTCCAGCTTCGACTGCTGCTCCGGCGTCAGAATGTCTTTTACCTGCGCCATCGTCTTTTCGTGCAAGTCCCGCATCTTCGTGCGGCGGTCCTGCGGCGAAAGCGACGTGTCCTGGCGGATGGCCTGGGCCTGCGAATCGGTGCTCTCCAGGATAGGCTTGATCTTGGCTTTCTGATCGTCGGTAAGGTTTAACATGCTGGAAAGATGGTCGAGGTGCGCCTGCGGGCTCGGTGGTCCGCCCATGCGCCCCATGTGATCGTGGTGCTCGCCCATCTGCCCCTGGCTCTGCGCCGGCGGCGCATCACTCTGCGCGAGCATGGAAACCGGCAGAGCAACCGCGAGAAGAATCGCAAGAGCTATTGCTGTACGTGCTTTAGTCATTTGTGCTCCTTGTTAAGGGTGCTTTCGACAAGAGATTTGCAGCCGCTGCATGGCCACGGTCAACACCTTAGATGCATACTGGCACGCAGGGCCCAACCCTTATTTCCTAAACCCCGGAGACTGGGAGAAGTTGTGAACCCCTATTCGTAGCGCAGCGCAACCACCGGATCAAGCCGCGCCGCCTTGACCGCGGGATACATTCCGAAAAACAAGCCCACGCTGGTAGCAACCATGAAGCTCGACAGCACGGCCCATATTGGGACGAACGTCGGCAAAGTTGGCACCACCATCTTGATCGTCCCGCTGATGGCGTAACCGAGGAGAATGCCGACCAGGCCGCCGGTTCCAGCCATCACCATGGCTTCGGTCAGGAATTGCCAGATGATGTCCTGGCGGCGGGCCCCCATGGCCTTGCGCACGCCAATTTCGCGGGTGCGTTCGGTGACGCTGACCAGCATGATGTTCATGACGCCGACGCCGCCAATCATCATGCCCACCGAGGCAATCACGATGATGGCCAGCGCCACCATGCCGACAATGTTGTGGAATTCCCGGATCGCCGATTCCGCGGTCTGGAAGCTGAAGTCATCCGCCTTGTCGTACATCAGCTTGCGCGTCCGGCGCAGCGCGACCCGCGTCTGGTCCACCGCAACATCAAGCCGGCCCGGGTAAGCTTCGATGCGAATGCCGTGCTCCTTGGCGAGCGGATAGATCTTTCGAAAAGTCCAGTAGGGAATGACAACCCGGCGATCGCTATTGTCCGGGCCCCCCAGCCCCCCTCTTGGTTTCTCGAACGTGCCGATGACTTCGAAACTCGAGCCATTGATGGTGATCGTTTTTCCCACCGCGCCGCCGGCGGGAAACAGTCCCCCGGCCGAGTCTTCACCCAGTACGACGTAGGCCATGTGGTGCTGGTTTTCGACCTCGGTAAAGGACCTGCCTTCCTTGATGACGGCGTTGGCATAGACAGAAAAGAACTCGGCCGTAGCGCCGCGGAAGTCCAGGCCCGTGACCTCTTCCCCCTTGTAACGGATCCAGTTGGGAGCGTCGTTTCTGAAAATGGAAACCGTCACGTGTATGCACGCGGTACAAACATCGCGCACCACCAGAAAATCGTCGTAAGTGAGCGGCTTGCGCATGCGCTCTTCCTTGCTAAGTCGGCCAAAGTGCGGCCCGGTGGGAAGGTGCGAAAAAAATGCGGTGTTGGTGCCGTAGCCCTGCACCTGGTCCTGGATGTTCCGGTCAAGGCCCATGAGCAGCGCCACCACGACGATCAAGGTGGCAACCGCAACCATGATGCTGAGCAACGTCAGCGCCGAGCGCAGCTTGTTGTTGCGCAGCGTGTCCAGCGCCATGATCACGTTCTCGCGCAGGCTCTGGCGTTTCGATGTGGTCAGCAGCGGCATGCGTCCTACCCGTTACAACTCTGCCCGCAACGCGACGACGGGATCCAGCTTGGCGGCTTTCAAAGCCGGCCACAGACCAAAAAACAACCCAATGACGGTGGAAACGACGAGCGAGAGAATGACGGCGTTGATCGGAGTCCGCATCGGCATCGAGGTCAGGCTGCGAACCGTCAAGGTCACCACAAAGGCAGCCGCAACACCGAGGAAACCTCCCACCGCCGCCATGACAGATGACTCGACCATGAATTGCAGCAGGATGTCGCGCCTGCGGGCGCCCAGCGATTTGCGCAGGCCGATCTCGTGCGTCCGCTCGGTAACCGTCGCCAGCATGATGTTCATGATCACGATGCCGCCAATGACCAGGAACACCGAAACAATGCCGATGGAGGCGTTGGCCAGCCCCCCGAAGATCTGGTTCCAAAGCCCGGTCACCGACTCGCTGGAGATGATGCCGAACCGGTCCGGTTCTTCGAAGCGCTCGTGCCGTCGGGCTCGCATGAAGGCCTTGGCCTGGTCCTTCGCCTGCTCCATGACCGCGGGCGAACTTGACTTGACCGCCACCCACAGGCCGGAAGTGTTGGGACCTTCCTGTCCCCAACTCTTGAGCAGCGCGGTCAAGGGAACGTAAACGAAATTGTCCTGGCTCTGGCCGAAGGCGGTGCCGTTTCTGTCAGCCACACCGATGACTTCGAATCCCACCCCGTTGATCATGATGTTCTTGCCCACCGGATCGACGCTGGCAAAGAAGCGGTCCGCCACATCGCTGCCAATGAAGGCTACATTCATGCGGTGCTCGTACTCGGTTTCGCTGAAGAAACGGCCGCGCGCGACTTTGTCGGTCGAAAGGTCAATGATATTGGCGGTGGCGCCGCGAATGGTGACGTCCTCGATGTTCTGGTTGCCGGAGCGAACGTCCATGGTGCGCCAGTCCTGGGCGCCGACCGCGTCGGCTAGAACCATGTGATCGCGCAGGTACTCGAAATCGTTGACGTCAATCTTGCGGTTGTGGCGCCGTGCCTGCAGGAAATCCTTGGCATTGGTGATGATCGGAAATCGGGTGACATAGAACACATTCACGCCGAAATTGGCCAGCCGCTCGGCCACGTACGTGTTCAGCCCATTGACGGCCGACACCACGCCAATCAGGGCCGTGACCGCGATGATCACGCCCAGCAAGGTCAGGAACGAGCGCAGCTTGTGTGCCCACAAGCTTTCCAGGGCAATGGTGGCCGGCTCACGAAAGCTCAAGGAGCGCTGAATTTTCATGGCTGCCCGGTCGGGCACGAACTCACCCCAAGCCTATTAGGCTCTACGGGGACATACGAGTCAACCGGGCGGGGAAGTTCCGGGATCAATTAATTGTTGCTGGCCAGGGCGGTAGGACTGGCGGCGAGGGTCGCAAAAGGCGAACTGCTGACCGCGCTCAACGCTCCCCCGCTTCCGATCTCAAAGGCAGATATGTTGTTCGATCCCTGGTTGGCGACATAGGCGGTCTTGCCGCCATTCCCGGAAGCGATAAACACCGGCGTGGTTCCCGCGGCAAAGGGCGAGCCGCTCACGGCGGCCAGTGCGCCGGACCCACTTGAGATCGAGTACGCGGAAACGTTATTGGAACCGGCGTTCGCCACGAAGACGGCACTGCCAATCACGCGCACGTGAACCGGGGTAGTGCCGGCGGCAAAAGGCGATCCGGATACCGGCGCCAGCGAGTTTCCTGAAATCGTAAACGCCAGGACGGTGTTGCCGCCCTGGTCGGCAGCGTAGAGTAACTTGCCGCTGGAATCGACATCGAGCGCGGTGGGAGCCACGCCCGCCGCAACCGGCGAGCCGGCTGCCGTCAGAGCGCCGTTCTGGTCGAAGGAATAAATCGAAATCGTTCCTGCGCCCTGGTTGGCAACGAATAATGTACTAGAAACCACTGCCAGCCCGCTGGGCCCTGCGCCAGTCGCAAATGGCGAACCGGCGACCTCCGTCAACAGGCCCGTGCTGCCGTCGATGCTGTACACAGAAATCGAATTGGAACCTTGATTGGCAACGAAAACAAACTTAGCTTTCGAGTCGGCCACCATTGCCAGAGGATTCAAGCCCGTTTTCGGAGGAGTGGCGGACAGAGTGGTGGTGGAGAGAACGGTTGCGGTTCGCGCCGGTGACAACGTCCCATTGCTCTTGAGCGCAAACTCCGATATTGCGCCTGGCTGCGCAGCACTCGCTGCATTGAGCACGTAGGCGAAGTGGTGTGTGAGCACGATTGCGTCCGGACGCGAACCCGTTCCAAACACTGTCGTGTCCGCTGATAAAGTGCCGGAACTGGCAACTGAAAATGACTGGACATCGGGAAGACCGAGGCCGACGACGTAGAGTTTCGCCGCGCTGCCGCCACCACCGCAGGCGACGTAGGCTCCGAACAGAAGCAACAAGACTACGATCGAAACTGCCCGGCCGCTAAGCCTCCGGCACCGCCGCTGAATGGACACGACCACTTCGCTCATACCGACTCCGGCTGCAACTGCGCAGGATTCAGGATTGAAGATCAGGAAGGCAAACCTCATCGCACGTCGGCGACGCGTTCCAGCACACCCTTACGCTGAAATCTTAACACCCGCAGACCCGAAAAAGTTGCGGGGACCAGGGCATGATTCTGGAATCAGTCAGCCGTTCCTATAAAATTGGAGCCACACCCGTTATAGCCATCTCAGTTCCATCAGGAGTACAGCCCATGAGCATCGCCAAAGCCCACATCGTCCATTCCGGCAAGGCCCGGGGCCCGCGCAACGTCCGCTTCGACATCTTTGGCGACCAGATCGTGATCAAGCTCGGCCACGCCGACACCGACGGCAGCTACGCGATCATGGAAAGCGTCACGCCACCCCAGGGCGGCCCGCCGCTGCACCGCCACAGTCGTGAAGACGAATCCTTCTACATCATCGAAGGTGATTTTGTATTTGAAGTTGACGGCGAACAGGTTCCCGCCGGACCCGGCTGCACTCTGTTCGCGCCGCGCGGCACGGCGCACACGTTCCAGAACGTAGGCAATACGACAGGGCGTTTGCTGGTGATCGTGCAGCCTGCCGGTCTCGACATTTTCTTCGATGAAGTTGCCCAGGTCACTTCCGGCATGGCTCAGCCCGACCTGCAAGTCATTGCGCCGCTATTCCAGAAGTACGGCCTTGAGTTGCTGGGACCGCCAATGGGAGCCAGAGTTGCCGCCAGCGCCGGACGCTAGACGCGGCCAAAGCGAAGATTGTTTACTTGCCTGCGAAAGCCACCGGCGGAGCAACTGGCTGACGAACTCGACGCTGCCCCCGTTGCTCTCGTCTGACCTATGCCTTGGCGGATTGACGTGAGCACAGGAGAACTAGTGAACCTCCGTCGCCACTCTGGCTTTGCCGACAGGCTTCGCAGGAGCG
This sequence is a window from Terriglobales bacterium. Protein-coding genes within it:
- a CDS encoding cupin domain-containing protein; translated protein: MSIAKAHIVHSGKARGPRNVRFDIFGDQIVIKLGHADTDGSYAIMESVTPPQGGPPLHRHSREDESFYIIEGDFVFEVDGEQVPAGPGCTLFAPRGTAHTFQNVGNTTGRLLVIVQPAGLDIFFDEVAQVTSGMAQPDLQVIAPLFQKYGLELLGPPMGARVAASAGR
- a CDS encoding ABC transporter permease, whose translation is MPLLTTSKRQSLRENVIMALDTLRNNKLRSALTLLSIMVAVATLIVVVALLMGLDRNIQDQVQGYGTNTAFFSHLPTGPHFGRLSKEERMRKPLTYDDFLVVRDVCTACIHVTVSIFRNDAPNWIRYKGEEVTGLDFRGATAEFFSVYANAVIKEGRSFTEVENQHHMAYVVLGEDSAGGLFPAGGAVGKTITINGSSFEVIGTFEKPRGGLGGPDNSDRRVVIPYWTFRKIYPLAKEHGIRIEAYPGRLDVAVDQTRVALRRTRKLMYDKADDFSFQTAESAIREFHNIVGMVALAIIVIASVGMMIGGVGVMNIMLVSVTERTREIGVRKAMGARRQDIIWQFLTEAMVMAGTGGLVGILLGYAISGTIKMVVPTLPTFVPIWAVLSSFMVATSVGLFFGMYPAVKAARLDPVVALRYE
- a CDS encoding tetratricopeptide repeat protein, with the protein product MSSTAQLARTEAPSIFRQQRSWLAPALISGVVCLVYLGTVGFQFVYDDPFQIVDNSWLSWHYIPQYFTKHVWAFAGISGVYWRPLFLLWLLFQHALFGTSPAGFHAFTVLLHALATVLVYGLALRLTRDRATAIIAALIFGVHPALIESVAWVSGCTDPLLACWLIAAFLAFLNWREYHSGPWLLASLGAYALALMSKEPAVMLLPLVSVFTFLVAATDSGWIPRARSAAMAVLPYLPLTLIYGLIHHIIEARMDRSGNPATPLKMALTAPSLLLFYLRLLVFPWPISPEYEMKLVPRFSTTAVLLPSIALIAIFVAIYAWTRFLARTGDDRSARVVRFASLWMLLPIMPVLYIAALAAQDFAHARYLYLSCIGFALLLACAIRRVPGPEHRALNVPLTQAAIATVIIGALAVGNIMQQGHWASNLLLFYRGTRIAPHNPIALTGLGIEMGKRRQYDKALALLHDAMDQDAWDQHTNFSLGYTYYLMGRYIEAEPYLERGVEIRPEDVHADQFAYVAMTELKLGKLPKAEWAIRQSVQRQPHSEKYHYALGLILEQQGKAADAARAFEATLAINPGNADARARMVRLQGAAQ
- a CDS encoding beta-propeller fold lactonase family protein, yielding MSEVVVSIQRRCRRLSGRAVSIVVLLLLFGAYVACGGGGSAAKLYVVGLGLPDVQSFSVASSGTLSADTTVFGTGSRPDAIVLTHHFAYVLNAASAAQPGAISEFALKSNGTLSPARTATVLSTTTLSATPPKTGLNPLAMVADSKAKFVFVANQGSNSISVYSIDGSTGLLTEVAGSPFATGAGPSGLAVVSSTLFVANQGAGTISIYSFDQNGALTAAGSPVAAGVAPTALDVDSSGKLLYAADQGGNTVLAFTISGNSLAPVSGSPFAAGTTPVHVRVIGSAVFVANAGSNNVSAYSISSGSGALAAVSGSPFAAGTTPVFIASGNGGKTAYVANQGSNNISAFEIGSGGALSAVSSSPFATLAASPTALASNN
- a CDS encoding ABC transporter permease codes for the protein MKIQRSLSFREPATIALESLWAHKLRSFLTLLGVIIAVTALIGVVSAVNGLNTYVAERLANFGVNVFYVTRFPIITNAKDFLQARRHNRKIDVNDFEYLRDHMVLADAVGAQDWRTMDVRSGNQNIEDVTIRGATANIIDLSTDKVARGRFFSETEYEHRMNVAFIGSDVADRFFASVDPVGKNIMINGVGFEVIGVADRNGTAFGQSQDNFVYVPLTALLKSWGQEGPNTSGLWVAVKSSSPAVMEQAKDQAKAFMRARRHERFEEPDRFGIISSESVTGLWNQIFGGLANASIGIVSVFLVIGGIVIMNIMLATVTERTHEIGLRKSLGARRRDILLQFMVESSVMAAVGGFLGVAAAFVVTLTVRSLTSMPMRTPINAVILSLVVSTVIGLFFGLWPALKAAKLDPVVALRAEL
- a CDS encoding DUF2905 domain-containing protein codes for the protein MGELGKILIFLGILLAVFGVVLVLGGRLHLPVGRLPGDIVYRGKNTTFYFPIVTSIVISIVLSLVLYLISRFSR